In the Zingiber officinale cultivar Zhangliang chromosome 5A, Zo_v1.1, whole genome shotgun sequence genome, ATCTTACATTGGAGATGCCCTAAGCTCACGTTATCTCATCATTTGTGCAATTATTCAATGTTTGACTTAATTGGAAAAGATAACATGTGATGGAAATTAGCACTACTAAATTTTTTCACGTTATCTAGGGTTTGATGTTGGTGATTTGTCAGAAAGTGGCCCTGATGATGTTGAAGGAATGGATGCATCAGCTGCACATGTCGCAAATTTGTTGTCGGCAGAACCTGCAGATGGTATGCTCCTCAGAAGTTATGCTTGCTTGCTTGCCTCTGTTCCACATAGCAATTCATTGATATCAAATTTTTAAGTCAATGTCACCTATCCACACTAATTAAGTTTTTCTAAATCTTATCGAGTGTTCCATCTAGCTCAATGGAAATAGCGGATGTACCCAGTTGACAAGGTTTTGGGGGTTTGAATCTGCCATTCACCATGGTGGTTTATCCTCTAGTGCAGATTCCAACAAAGAAACTTTGAGAAAAATTCATTTCTTCCCATGGAATGTATTGTCTCTTTCAAAAAATTCATCAAATAACGTTAACATTTTAAATTTACTCGACGGATATGTAGCATGAGACAATGGTGTCAATGAGTTGGGGTGAAATGGTGAGAGTTTGAACATTTTAGAGGATATTTTTGATGATTTTACAATTTTTTACCAGAATTTATTATTTTCCACCGATGAATAAGGCATCTAATTCTGAGCTTAACATAATTTACCTACATTGTTCTTTCTTTTTAATACTGAAATTAAAAGATGTCACTGGCTATTCATGTTGACCAAAAAGAATCATGCATATGGACTCGGGATAAACCACTTCTATAGTATGTGCTGAATACAATTTGATCAGTATAGATTAACAAGTTTGATGATTTGACTGGTTTTTGCAGTCAAACTTGGTGTTGGCGGCTTTAGTATGGGTGCTGCCACGGCCTTGTATTCTGCAACTTGTTCAGCCCATGGGAAATATGGAAATGGCAAGTTGTACCCTGTGAATTTACGTGCCGTTGTCGGTCTAAGTGGATGGCTGCCATGTGCCAGGTAATATTGTTAAGAAACAAAGATGGTTCCTATGACTATActgtttcctttttgtaatcTATATCAAGATAGTTCTTATTTGTAATGCCATTTTGTTCTTTTAGGAGCTTAAAGAACAAATTAGAAGGTGATACCGATGCTGCAACAAGGGCTTCATCTTTGCCTATTCTACTTTGCCATGGAAAAGGTATATTGATACATGTGCTTCCTTATTATGTCTTTTAGCTACACCcattttttaaacttaacttttggAAATAAATTTTCATTTAAATAGATTGAGGGAATTAATGTTTGACTTTGGTGGAATCAATTCTGTGAACAAATTTTCTAgctatatttatgaaattaataccTGATCCTTTCTGGAATTGATATGATTTCATTGCTCTTAAGGTTATTTTTTTTTGAGAGATCATTGCTGCTCTACTGGTGGGAAATGTTTATATTGTTTTCTGGCCTGTGGTTGTAGGTGTTTGAGCAAAACAATGAAACACTCACCTTAGGCACAATTTTTTTACTTCGATTTGGAAGCAAGTATAGCCTAAATGGGGTATTGCTTCATTTGTTCGACACATCATTTTGTAGAAGTTTTTATACTCGGTCTATGAGGTATCGGTGTCGACATGAGTGGTGCTAGGGAAAAGATCCAACTAAGTGCCATTGCAAAAACTTCTTTTTGGAATAATTGGCATTTGACAGTATCCGTCTTAACTAAACAATTTTATCTTGTTTGCAGGAGATGATGTAGTGCCATATAAACATGGAGAAAAATCTGCTGAGGCTTTAAAATCATTTGGTTTTGAGAATCTTCGTTTTGAAACATACAATGGGTATGTAAAATATGCTTCCTTGAAGATTTTATGAACCAGATAAAAATATTTCTCTTCAGTAAGAATTGTTAGCACTTGAATTATCTATATTTAGGCTCGGTCACTACACGGTCCCTGGAGAGATAGATGATGTTTGCAAGTTCCTTACTGCAACGCTGGGACTTGACGGTTCTCAACCTTAGTCAAGGAACAATCCTTTCGTCATGTTCACCACTGGGATTGAGAAGAATAAATTGTTTGGTGTGGTAGATGAATAGATTTTCCATTTCATACAGTTGGTGTGGgatttaagataaatatggatCACGCTTGAGTAATGGCATTTCATATATTTGATTTGGGCTTTGTTATAATATCGATCATGCTTTTGAGCAATGGTATCTTGATGGCAATTGTATTAGCctgaaatatttatttttagagaTGTTGGTTATTTGTATGAATTTGAAAAGGCTTAATGATAaaattgttgttttttttaaagaatgcaGGATAAAATTGTATACAATGGACTGATTGATTCTTCTTCTGAATCTCATATCGGCAGGAGTCTTATTTTTTATATGAATTTAATTTGAGTGGTCTCAGTAACTCTTAATCGGGTTGGTACATTACAATTGGTTTTGctctcaaaaaaaataaaaaaaaatgtgaaactCTGGAATATTTCTGCATGTCAgatagttgtttttttttttcaaaaagatgaAATAGGGAGTTTTCGTCTTCTTTTACTTCACAAACTTCATTAGGTACAATTTCAACTTTGTCAATGTATAACCTCGTCCTCATCGACCTTCGTAAGCTACCTCACCACTCACCAGCCTTTTTAGCTTCTCCCGGAAAACTTTCCTTTGCAATTGGAAATgaattttcatcaagaaaaatcTGGGAAGTTGACTGGGTATGGACTTATTTGTACTTTCAATTAAATcagttcaattttaaattttgaaaaacgaTTAAACTgatttttatatattaaataatatttttaaaatatatattaaaataatttatttttttattaaactgattaaatttttataatatatatatatatatatatatatatatatatatatatatatatatatatatatatatatatatatattaaatcaaTTAATCCGATTATCAATTGAATAAATTGATTTTATATTCATTTTAATAGTAaaattgaaggggagccttggcacaaTAGTAAAATTATTGTCATATGATCAAAAGGTCACGAATTTGAATTCTGAAAATAATCTCTTGCAAAAAATAGGATAAGGTtgcgtataatggatccttcctcAGGACCCCGCATGACGAGAGTTTCGTGTACCGGACTGTCTTTATTTTTAATAGTGAAATTCAATTCATTCAATTGGTTGAAAAAAGAATTTCAATTTATTCGATTTTGGATACTTCGATTCGATTCTATACCATTACAAATTTTATGCTgaagctgttggatcgagaagcgctagagggggggtgaatagcgctcgtggctttcacagtcGATTTTGGAATCGTaaaagtaaacgcagcggaaaagagataacacaaacacagaagacacgagaagttacttcgttcggagcctatctcgactcctactcgaaggcccgcggtcgttgaccgctttcagtgggcaacaactatatagcgcaaatcttttacaagtgaataagtacaagtattaaactttaaaagattataccgacaaatacAAATATGAAGTGGTTGTCTATTGCCGGAGTAGCAGAGTCTAGTTGAAGCTTTCGGAGCAGCGTACAAGGTCACACGTTCTTCTATTCGAATTGATGTCTGAGTTGCACCtcaaggcctccttttatagctttgcATAGTCTGATtcagatccccaagcttcgggatcaagtttgacccgacgcggatcggtcgaccgatcccctgttcggtcgaccgatcaggcgatcttctcccATCCAATCTGCCTGATCCTCTCGCTCCACTTCTATCTGGTCAAActccatccgaggttcggtcgaccgatcaccatgttcgatcgaccgatcagctctcctaactctatcaacctGGCCTGATCCAGTCAACGGCCaaccctggttcggtcgatcgatcccctggtcgagcctggtccaacctctggagatctgatctgctggcttgtgggttcggtcgaccgatcccaaggttcggtcgaccgatcctggtcattcctaaccctgcacaaaaagattagtttcctgcaaaacagagttagaacacaaaagataatatatagaagtaaatttgacagtcaccagactgtccgggtctgacttcgagtttccgaccggaaaccctaggtcgacctgacgcctactgttccctcttccggggaatgcgtcctcacctactcctctcaggagattttacctgttgccagtacgatcctccagatcgattggacttttgctcagcgtccgatgcttccggtcttcatgctgaatgtctggtcctcgacccatcagacttctacccggttcgcgataccaggattttaacgtagggttaccaccccctaggatttttgcccgaagcgtcgacccgccaagacttcccgcacagggttaccacctcctaggatttttgcccgaagcgccgacccgccaagacttcccgcacagggttaccaccccctaggatttttgtccgaagcgccgacccgccaaggcttcccgcacagggttaccaccccctatgacctagggttaccaccccctagggttttcccttgcctaaccgcagataggactttcctgaaacactcagtcaaacacattagataacaattaaacttaactttgaatctctttgtcattatcaaaactaaggttccattgtcggatgcttcccgcaccaacaatctccccctttttgattatggcaaccgaaattcaaagttaagtgaaaaaATGCAATAGAGGTAAATATTAATGAGTACAAACATAAATAAAACCTAAGcacattgaagctcccccttaatgggAGCTCCCCCTTAAActgatttcttttagttttgaattttttgaattttagtttccttttagtttccTTTGAATTTCTTTATACTCTCCCCTttttccatatatcaaaataaagaggGGAGTAAAAAATGAGTACTGAAgtaaaaacttagcttttcaaattaattttcttgtaaacattaaagtctaagtatttattttaaaattttaaaaaaaaatcttttaaactctaagtttaagaaataattttaaattattttgaaataattttcaacgtATTTTTTCAATGCTTTTTAAAGGATTATCCAAAtcactttaaaagatttttaaaagcattttgaaatttatttttcaaagcgttttgaaataagttttcaaaatagtttttcaaataatttttaaagaagtttttaaatagtttttcaaaggatttttaaataagttttgaaattaattttcaaaggattttttaaataatttttgaaatttatttacaaaggattttttaaataatttttgaaaattaattttcaaaggatttttcaaataatttttgaaatttatttacaaaggatttaaattaattttgaaagtatttttcaaatgagttttgaaattaatttttgaaggatttttcaaataatttttgaaattaattttcaaaggatttttcaaataagttttgaaattaattttcaaagtatttttttaaataagttttgaaattaattttgaaagtatttttcaaatgagttttgaaattaattttcaaagtattttttaaataagttttgaaattaatttttgaaggatttttcaaataatttttgaaattaatttttgaaattaattttcaaaggatttttcaaatgagttttgaaattaattttgaaagtatttttcaaatgatttttgaaattaattttcaaagtatttttcaaatgagttttgaaattaattttcaaagtatttttcaaatgatttttgaaattaattttcaaaatattttttaaataagttttgaaattaattttgaaagtatttttcaaatgatttttgaaattaatttttaaagtatttttcaaatgggttttgaaaaagttttgaaattaattttcaaagtattttttaaatgagttttgaaattaatttttgaaggatttttcaaataattttttaaattaatttttgaagaatttttcaaatgagttttgaaattaattttcaaaggattttttaaataatttttgaaattaattttgaagaatttttcaaataagttttgaaattaattttcaaagtatttttttaaatgagttttgaaattaatttttggataattttcaaaggatttaaaattgtttaaatagattaatttttgttaaattaatttgattagattacattgattatagactaagttcaaccttgatccatctcacTTGATTTTAAGTTaccaatcaggtaatcttaagtatttttgtgagatgattatctttgatttaaattatttctaaggattaatttacatttgagttaaagttaggttttccaattagtcaattaaataagtatttcaaagattgattcccaggtcagggcgaggctctaggccttcttgggtatgagatcattcatcccttcctagacagaatcgctcaaagaaatatatatttaattttctttttgaaactcatagatttaactaacaagtgtaaattatgccaaGGTCCTTAAAGTATcctaaatctaaacatgcataatgTAAAGGAAAATCAAGCATTAAACAATTCTATCCATTGgaaaagatggtctttctatttgctccccctggatcatagcctcgatagggtctatcaaggtaatggatttgatccttggggacccaatatagcccaagtccaacttgattaaccaagtttgtcttggggacccatgcttgaactatagttttattatttctatttactaaagataagtatgatttaaatttgttttggtcttaaatccaagtccggatttgttgtaaacggctcgctgttttccaagaatcagatccagattcttggaacccaaggtgaaccgttccaacgtgtccttgagttctttaatttaagttttcaaattggaattttcttcctcaagttgttggacttgagttgaacttccaatttgaactgactcagttagaactgactcagttaaagaactcaagtcagtcgctcccttaagggctgttacctccttctggagcgacttaacccggatgttggatttagccaactttttaagcaagtatggaattaaattttccgagtcatctaagttaatactagacattaaagcacttactgtgggtttcggtccttcagaaacggatgcgtATCCATGGttcgctcggactcagtttccgactcgctctcggtttcggactcgaattcggactcggtttcgtcaatatttacttgtactggcaacgcgaggaagcttgtcggttcttctacgtcggaattggattcatctgatgactcggaccaggtCGCCTTTaataccttccttcttttcttcttgtttggacaatctggcttgtagtgccccttctggttacagccaTAACAGGTGACTTCAGATTTGTCCTTCATGTTTGTTTGATTTGCCTTTTTCGACTTGCATATCTTCCGTACGAGCTTTATCAGTTCAGAAACAACTTCGTCATCGTCCTCTGcatctgattcatctttggacttgggCTTAGTTTTGCGCCTCGACATTGGTTCACGCGTTCTGCTAGtatctgcaaccaaagcaacacctttctcgaccgggcgtgcattagtctgttcatgcaattctaattccgaaaaaagttcgtctaatttgattgaagagaggtccttagaaaccttgtaagcatcaaccatggatgcccacagggtgttccttggaaaagcgctaagtgtgtaccttattatGTCACGATTTTCTATTCTTTGGTCGATTGCGTGAAGGCCGTTTAGGAGGTCCTGAATGCGCGCGTGAAGCTGGCTTGCCGgctcattttcctgcatttttaagttatacaatttattgaataataaatcacgcttacttactttggtatcggaggtcccttcgtgaagcttgatcagcttctcccatagctccttgatGCTTGAGAATAGACcgacgcggtttagctcctcctttgttagtccacaccggagggtacaagttgctctggcattcacctccactttcttgattaatgcaggttCCCAGTCCTCGCAGGGTATAGGATTGTCGTCTTTAtccgttggcagatccaaaccagtcttgatgatcatccacgtctcgaactggatcttcaggaagttctccattctgcccttccagtaaccaaagtcctctccggtgaagagcgggaggcggacagtgctataaccctcttgttgggccattttagatcaactatgaagaaaataaacgacaagaaaattccaggacttggtcctggattagtagtgcgggaagtatttaaaagaaaatgtactcgagtggtgttgcaccaacttcgagtaaaaaccgattcgagaaaagaattagaatatagctataaagctaaattctaattgactccgaaaaatctgaaaataccacgaaaaattattttaaatggtggttgcaccgattcaaaacgaccccgctctgataccaattgttggatcgagaagcgctagagggggggtgaatagtgctcgtggctttcacagttGATTTTGGAATCGTAAAAGTAAACGCGGCGGAAAAGAGAtaacacaaacacagaagacacgagaagttacttcgttcggagcttatCTCGACTCCTAAtcgaaggtccgcgatcgttgaccgctttcggtgggcaacaactatatagcgcaaatcttttacaagtgaataagtacaagtattaaactttaaaagattataccgacaaatacAAATATGAAGTGGTTGTTGATTGCCGGAGTAGCAGAGTCTAGTTGAAGCTTTCGGAGCAGCGTACAAGGTCACATGTTCTTCTGTTCGAATTGAtgtctgagctgcacctcgaggcctccttttatagctctgcaaagtctgattcagatccccaagcttcgggatcaagtttgacccgacgcggatcggtcgaccgatcccctgttcggtcgatcgatcaggcgatcttctcccATCCGATCTGCTCGATCCTCTCATTCACCGCTTTTATCTGGTCAAAGtccatccgaggttcggtcgaccgatcaccatgttcggtcgaccgatcagctctccTGACTCTATCAACctggcctgatccagtcgacgcccaaccctggttcggtcgaccgatcccaaggttcggtcgaccgatcccctggtcgagcctgtTCCAAcatctggagatctgatctgctggcttgtgggttcggtcgaccgatcccaaggttcggtcgaccgatcctggtcattcctaaccctgcacaaaaagattagtttcctgcaaaatagagttaaaacacaaaagataatatatagaagtaaatttgacagtcaccagactgtccgggtctgatttcgagttttcgaccggaaaccctaggtcgacccgacgcctactgttccctcttccggggaacgcgtcctcacctactcctctcaggagattttacctgttgtcagtacgatcctccagatcgactggacttttgctcagcgtccgatgcttccggtcttcatgctggatgtccagtcctcgacccatccagacttctacccggttcgcgacaccaggattttaacctagggttaccacccctaggatttttgcccgaagcgccgacccgccaagacttcccgcacagggttaccaccccctagggtttttccttgcctaatcgcagctaagactttcctgaaacactcagtcaaacacattagataacaattaaacttaactttaaatctctttaccattattaaaattaaggttcgtcagatgcttcccataTCAACAGAAGCTACAAGCGACGATAACAAATCATTAGATTTTAGTACATGTTTAGTTAGATGGTCTCACTGAAAAACTACCTCACCAGCCTTTTTAGCTTCAATGACCTTCGTAAGCTACCTCACCTGCCTTTTTAGCTTCTCCCGGATAACTTTCCTTTGCAATTGGAAATgaattttcatcaagaaaaatcTGGGAAGTTGACTGGGTATGGACTTATTTGTACTTTCAATTAAAtcagttaaattttaaattttgaaaaacgaTTAAACTgatttttatatattaaataataaattttaaaaaaatatattaaaatatattaatttttttattaaactgattatttttttatttaaaattatatatattttaaatcaattaatccGATTATCAATTGaataaattgattttatatccaTTTTAATAGTGAAATTCAATTCATTCGGTTGGCTGAAAAAAGAATTTCAATTTATTCGATTTTGGATACTTCGATTCGATTCTATACCATTACAAATTTTATGCTGAAGCTACAAGCGACGATAGCAAATCATTAGATTTTAGTACATGTTTAGTTAGATGGTCTCACTGAAGATAACATAAATGGACCCATTCAGAGGGGATAAAGGGATCTACAAAGAGCTTGCAATGAGCCGAGATGGGGGAGAAATGTGGAGACGATGGGTGCGGGGATGGAAGGCAGAGGTCACATGGGGAGGTGTAATGGACCCTAGAAAATATAACTAAAACTAAACCAAGACACCCCCCAAGTTGCAGAGACAGAAGAGGGGTAACACCTGCAAGGATGCATAAACCCTTTTCAGGCAGATAATAATTCAGCACTCCTACTAAGTTTTGTTCATACTAAATATTGTTTTGCCAATGCAATGAATCAACGAAGACACTCCAACACATCCCCAATTGAATGTCTCCCCAGTCGTAGCAATTGCATAGCCAACTTTAGGCGAAAGAAAACTTCTCATTAATTTGAACTAGAATATAAACCTACTTGACCCACTGAGAAATGTAATGAAACAACATATGATGTAGGCACTTGGTGTCGGATTTGCAATAACAGCACAGATATGAACATTATTAAATTTTGAACTCATGTATTGCTCGTTAGAATGAGAATGAAGTGCATACATCATATATATATGATCAGGATAGATAGCTCCTTCAATCCGTTTGTTGGAATTTGCTGTCGGGAGCTCTATAATCGGGATAAATATCAGCGAGACGACAGCCACTGCATTAAAAATTTGTGCCTCTGCTACACAGGCGAATAGAAGGGAGGAGCTAACAACCATAGTGACAATTTCTGACCATAATTTGACGTGTTAAATTAGAATAGCTGGAAATgtaagcttgtagaaccatcagcaAATGATCTGAGGTCTGCTGGTTTCACCAATGCTCTGCACAACGGGCATGTTCTTTCTCGCTCAAACCTGAAAAATAATACTGTGATGATAAAACGCTGCATGTAAATAGAAGTGCTTTTAGCAATGATTGAACTAAAAGAAGGAAAGAGATTTCTCAGTGCTTTTTATATTGTTGGGAAAGAGATAGCATGCTCAGAATCTCCCTCTCAcagaaattctaaattttaaaggaATACGCAACTTACCATTCAGAGACGCAATCTTCACAGAAGATATGCTTACAGCTAAGAAGGATTGGAGCATGCATCTTCTCTTGGCAAATAGCACACATATCGCCAGCAGAAATTACCTGCACTAAATCCAAAAGCATCTGGTAAATTGTCCTAGACTGGACCGGAAGCAAGAGTGAGAAGATCACAACATTTCATGTCATCGCTAGACAAGTGACACTTCAATCGGCAATTTCATGAAATTGAGTCTCGCATTAGGCGATCCCATGAGAGAAAAAATCTCCAAAGAAGAAAATGCTATATTATTGATTGAATGAATGAAATAACGAGGGGTGAGTCTCTTTACAAGCTTGTCATATTGTGATTGAATGAATAAAAATGTTATATTATTGAGTCGCTTTATATTATTGATTTATTTCAGTAGAATtggtaaaaatgaaaaaaataaacatcCGTATTTTAGACCATCTGAAATTCAAATAGTATATTAGGCAAGGAACCTGTTTGTTTTCTTGGTTTGTTTTCATTCCAGATTATTCTATTTTATGCAAATGGTCAAAACTTACAAAAATATCAACATTTTTTTCTTCTGAGTTCTGAGCACCGTGTTGGGCATAAAAATAAAGAtcttaaatgagttactaatatAAAGTAAATGTTCAAATATGTTTTCAGTAGCAAATGGCAAGATTATAGTGCAATTAATTTATCAAAGACAGTAAGAAGATCATTAATTGATTAAGGGTTGTTTGAGATAGGAAAGATTTAAACCTGTTCAGTTGTTGCATAGGAGCCATAATGTGCATCTTTACGTGACAATGCCTTCAATGAAGTAATCAAGGATTGAACCTGGAATCAGACTTGAAAATCAGAGATTCATGACTCTCTTGcaggaaaataaataatgacAAATTGAGAGATCTTCTAGTATTGATAGAAGAGATGATGGAAGTTCAATAATCATTATGatgaaagaataagaagaaaaagGCTACCTTCTCTACAACTGAAGTCAACTTGAAGGTAAGATAAAGACCTGTAGTCAGAGATGAAAAGATGCTCCCATATTCTTTGTTCAAAAAAAAGCGGTACCAAACAGGTGTCGGCAACAATGCCCGGTACAAAAGAAGAGCATACTCTACAAGAGTTAGCATCTGACCCTAAGAACAAAAAAAAAGTAAGCCTTTAGCTAATGGAGCATTGTAAAACAGTATTGAGCAAGTTTAAAAAACACCCTGCACTACCATAACCTAGGGCCATATTAAAGAACTATGCAATTTATATTCGTACAGGCAATACAATAAAGTTTTAGAGAAGTGAAGTGTATTCTTGGTCAATATTAAAGAAGTATACAATTTATCTAACTAGAGGCAAGTACAACAAGGTTTTAGAAAAGTGAGGTGTATTGGTGATATATCTTGGGCATCATGCCAATACAGATTTTTTCCACATTCATGCATTTACCAAATAATACATAttaggatttaaaaaaaaaagattttgaaaaagggaTTTATTCCATGATTGATTAAGTCATTTcttttttagaatattttaatttatttctaagtttACTTAAGTTGAAGCCTTCAAAAGGGATCCCAATCACCCCATATTAATCACTGTTCAGTTTAATAATATTCTTCTTTATTAGTTTGGTCCACTGTATGAGATTATTGTTCCTCATGCTGCATCATCTAAGCATTTGCCTCAATATTTCTTTCACTTTCCAGTTAAATAATCTGACGTCTGCATCTCCATTTTGATGATTCTAGTATTTTTGCACAGGTTTACCTATTTATCTAGTGTTCTAACTGATAGTGCTTTAACCTTCAAACTATCTTGCGACTGtaaatgaattttaaatacaTTCATGTTGCATTTTAAGCCTACATTCATATTACCCATCCTACTGTGGTGAATACACTGTGCAACTATGCTGACTTAAGATAATGTAGCTCCAACGAAACTAAATTCATGTCCCTAATAGGATGCAAAGACTATAAAGGAAAGCCCAGCGCACGAAACTCCCACCAATATAGGGTGTCGGGA is a window encoding:
- the LOC121981321 gene encoding acyl-protein thioesterase 1 homolog 1-like, with amino-acid sequence MSYGSSSVASGAKTTGRSYEFGRTYVVRPKGMHLATVVWLHGLGDNGASWSQLLETLPLPNIKWICPTAPTRPVAVFGGFPSSAWFDVGDLSESGPDDVEGMDASAAHVANLLSAEPADVKLGVGGFSMGAATALYSATCSAHGKYGNGKLYPVNLRAVVGLSGWLPCARSLKNKLEGDTDAATRASSLPILLCHGKGDDVVPYKHGEKSAEALKSFGFENLRFETYNGLGHYTVPGEIDDVCKFLTATLGLDGSQP